GGTACCTGATCGTGCCCAAGAAATTCGTCCGCCCGATCCAAAAAATCCAGCAGAATTTCTTCATCTCGCCCAACTCGGTGATCCAGCAGGCCGGGATTGCGGCCCTGAAGGAGGCCGGGCCGGATGTGGCGCGGATGAAAGCGATTTACAACGAGCGCCGTCAGTATATCATCCGCCGTCTCAAGGAGCTGGGCTTTGGCCTGACCGTGGCGCCCACCGGCGCCTTTTATGTCTTCGCCAACGCCAAGCATCTCTCCCATGATTCCTTCAAACTCGCCTTCGACATCCTGGAAAAGGCCCATGTCGGGGTCACCCCCGGAATCGACTTCGGGCAAAACGGTGAGGGCTATCTCCGTTTTTCCTATGCCAACTCCATGGAAAACATCGCCGAGGGCATGCAGCGCATCGCGCGCTACATCGCAGCGGCGGGCTGAGGCCGCCGGCCCAGGGCTGTCCCCCCGAGGAGAGATGATCATCACTTCAGCCGAATTCGTCATCAGCGCCGTCGGACCGGCCCAGTACCCGCCCGCGGAGCTGCCCGAGGTGGCCTTTGCCGGGCGCTCCAACGTCGGCAAATCGTCGCTGATCAACACCCTGGTCAACCGCCGGCGTTTGGTGAAAACCAGCGCCACCCCCGGGCGGACCCAGCTGCTCAATTTTTTCCGGGTCAATGCGGCCTGCCACTTCGTGGACCTGCCCGGCTTCGGCTACGCCCGGGCGCCGGCCCACATCCGCAAAAAATGGGGCCCGATGATCGCCCACTACCTGGCCACCCGCGAGACCCTGAAATGCGTCGTTCTCATCATGGACGTGCGGCGCACCCCCGGCCAGGAGGAGAAGGGGCTGATGGCCGACCTCGAGCAGTCCGGAATTCCCCCGGTGCCGGTGCTGACCAAGATCGACAAGCTTTCCAAAACCCGCCGGATCCAGCAGCGCCGGACCGCGGCGCAGGCCCTGGGGGTGGCCCCCGAGGCGCTGACGCTGTTTTCCTCTAAAACCCGCGAGGGGCTGGCGGAGCTGTGGCGCATTCTGGAGGGCTTTATCGAGGCGGCACCGTGAGCACCGCGGAAAACACATCCCACCGCCACCGATCGGGCTTCGTGGGCATCGCCGGCCCGCCCAACGTGGGCAAATCCACCCTGCTGAACAGGATTCTGGGGGAAAAAATATCCATCACCTCGCCCAAGCCCCAGACCACCCGCAACCGGATTCTGGGCATCGCCCACCGGCCCCAGGCCCAGATCATTTTCGTGGACACCCCAGGCGTTCACGGGGCCCGCAAGGCGCTCAACATCCGCATGGTGGAGGCCGCGCTGACGGCCCTGGACGACATGGATGTGGTACTGCTGGTCCTGGATGCGGCCGCCCCCGACCCGGCGGCGGAGCGCCTCCTGGTCAAAAAACTGGGCCAGCTGCGGCGACCGGTGGTCCTGGCGCTCAACAAAACCGATCTGGTGGCCAAACCGGCCCTGCTGGCCCTGATCGCCCGCTGGTCGCAGGCGGTAGCCTTCCAGGCGCTGGTGCCGGTTTCAGCCAAGACCGGGGACCAGCTGCCGGCCCTGCTGGAAGCCCTGGAAGCCTGCCTGCCCGAGGGCCCGCCGCTTTTCCCGGCCGATGCGATCACCGACCTGCCCGAGCGGTTCATCGCCGCCGAGATGATCCGGGAGAAGGTGTTTCGCTTTACGGGCCAGGAAATCCCTTACAGCACCGCCGTCACCATCGAGCACTTCGCCGAGGAGACCCGGCCGGCGCTGGTCAAAATCTTCGCCACGATCCATGTCGAGCGCGACTCCCAGAAGGGCGTCGTGATCGGCAAGGGTGGCGCCAAGCTGCAGCAGATCGGCACCGCGGCGCGCAGCGAAATCCAACGCATGCTCGGCGCCCGGGTTTATCTCAAGCTGCTGGTGCGCGTACAGAAAAACTGGAGCCAGGACAGCCGGGCGCTGCGCCGATTCGGGTACTGATGATCGTTTCCTTTCACCCGCTGCTGGCCGGCGACTGCAACCTGCTGTGCGCCGGGCGGGACCCCGGGGAGCGGGAGCGCCGCGCCGTTCAGCGCGCCGCGGCGGTGATCCTGCCCCAGGGCTGCCGCCAGGGGCTCTACGAAATGGCCCGGACCCACTGCGCCAACGTCTTTCCGGACTACGAGGCGCGCTTCCGATTTCCGGGCAAAATCGGACAGACCCGTCTCTTTCGGCATCTCGGAACCCCCCGGCCGCGCAGCGTGGCCTTCGAAAACCTCGCGGCCCTGCAGCGGGCCGCACCGGATCTGGATTTCGGGAAATGGTTCCGGCTGCCGTTTGTTTTCAAGTTCGACTGGGGGGGGGAGGGCCGTACGGTCTACCGGGTGGACTCGGCGGCCCAATTCCAGGCGCTGCTGGCCCTGGCCGAGGAATTCGAGCAAACCGGCCAGCACGGATTTCTGCTCCAGGAACATGTGGCCTGCGGCGGCCGGTCCCTGCGGGTGGTCATCATCGGCCATCAGGCGGTAGCCTACTGGCGGGTTCAACCGGCGGCCGACAGGTTCGGGGCCAACCTGGCCCAGGGGGCCGTGATCGACCGGACGGCCGACACCCATCTGCGGCAGGCCGGGATCGCGGCCGCCAGAGAGTTCTGCCGCCGCAGCGGGGTCAACCTGGCCGGGATCGACCTGCTCTTCCCAACCGACACGGCCCAGCCGACCCCGCTTTTCCTTGAAATCAACTACTTCTTCGGCCGCAGCGGTCTGGGCGGGTCGAACGCCTACTACGGCCTCCTGGAAAAAGCGGTCCACCGCTGGCTGCAGGACCAGGGCCTGCGCCCAAGCGACCGGGACGACGTGCGGTAAAGGAGGATGCCCGCCGATGAAGCCTTACGCCTATGACCTGGCCGAAGAGGACATCCGCCGCGAGCGCGCCAAGGCCCGCGAACTGCGCCACTCCCAGTGGTGGAAGCGGCGCCTTGCCAAGGGGGTCTGCCACTACTGCCGGAGACCAACCCCGGCCCGGGAACTGACCATGGACCATATCGTGCCCCTGGCCCGCGGCGGCAGGACCACCAAGGGCAACGTGGTGCCGTGCTGCAAGGCCTGCAACAGCCGCAAAAAGCAGCTGCTGCCCATGGAATGGGAGGCCTACCTCGGCGCCCTGCAGCCCCCCGGGGATAAATAGCGGACCCCGGCGGCCGAAGGTTTTTGTTTTAAGCTGCCGCGGCCCCGTTCAGAGATAAACGATCAGCGCGCCGCTTTTGGACTTCTTGTGCTTTTCCCATTGAAAGCTCAGCACCTTTCCCCGCCGTTTCAATTCGGCCAGTTTTTCGGCGACCGCATCGGGCAGCACCGCCCGCCCCTGGGAATGCAGCCCCTTACCGACGATGATGCGCACCGTGACCAGGCCCGCGCCAAGCGCCCCGTGCACGAAGGCCTCGGTGCGCTGCTGGGCTTGAAGTGCGCTGCAGCCGTGCAGATCCAGCTGCCTCTGGGGCGGGGGGTGGGCCTTGATCTGCTGGCGAATGCTCATTC
This is a stretch of genomic DNA from Desulfobacteraceae bacterium. It encodes these proteins:
- the yihA gene encoding ribosome biogenesis GTP-binding protein YihA/YsxC; its protein translation is MIITSAEFVISAVGPAQYPPAELPEVAFAGRSNVGKSSLINTLVNRRRLVKTSATPGRTQLLNFFRVNAACHFVDLPGFGYARAPAHIRKKWGPMIAHYLATRETLKCVVLIMDVRRTPGQEEKGLMADLEQSGIPPVPVLTKIDKLSKTRRIQQRRTAAQALGVAPEALTLFSSKTREGLAELWRILEGFIEAAP
- a CDS encoding glutathione synthase encodes the protein MIVSFHPLLAGDCNLLCAGRDPGERERRAVQRAAAVILPQGCRQGLYEMARTHCANVFPDYEARFRFPGKIGQTRLFRHLGTPRPRSVAFENLAALQRAAPDLDFGKWFRLPFVFKFDWGGEGRTVYRVDSAAQFQALLALAEEFEQTGQHGFLLQEHVACGGRSLRVVIIGHQAVAYWRVQPAADRFGANLAQGAVIDRTADTHLRQAGIAAAREFCRRSGVNLAGIDLLFPTDTAQPTPLFLEINYFFGRSGLGGSNAYYGLLEKAVHRWLQDQGLRPSDRDDVR
- a CDS encoding HNH endonuclease, whose product is MKPYAYDLAEEDIRRERAKARELRHSQWWKRRLAKGVCHYCRRPTPARELTMDHIVPLARGGRTTKGNVVPCCKACNSRKKQLLPMEWEAYLGALQPPGDK
- the era gene encoding GTPase Era: MSTAENTSHRHRSGFVGIAGPPNVGKSTLLNRILGEKISITSPKPQTTRNRILGIAHRPQAQIIFVDTPGVHGARKALNIRMVEAALTALDDMDVVLLVLDAAAPDPAAERLLVKKLGQLRRPVVLALNKTDLVAKPALLALIARWSQAVAFQALVPVSAKTGDQLPALLEALEACLPEGPPLFPADAITDLPERFIAAEMIREKVFRFTGQEIPYSTAVTIEHFAEETRPALVKIFATIHVERDSQKGVVIGKGGAKLQQIGTAARSEIQRMLGARVYLKLLVRVQKNWSQDSRALRRFGY